In a single window of the Rhopalosiphum padi isolate XX-2018 chromosome 1, ASM2088224v1, whole genome shotgun sequence genome:
- the LOC132917118 gene encoding 26S proteasome non-ATPase regulatory subunit 4, protein MVLESTMICVDNSDYMRNGDFVPTRLQAQQDAVNLVCLSKTRSNPENNVGLLTLANVRVLATLTADVGRILSKLHQVQPNGVINFPTGIRIAHLALKHRQGKNHKMRIIAFIGSPVGLDEKEIIKLAKRLKKEKVNVDVVSFGEEAENSDVLTAFVNTLNGKDGGGSHLIAVPPGSHFSEALVSSPVIQGEDGAGGAGLGGTGYEFGVDPNEDPELALALRVSMEEQRARQEQEVRRGQSSSAGAETSTIRPETINETPTEEAMLERALAMSMETVEDEPMIVQEGSGASASGPSGTAASQVDFNNMTEEEQIAFAMQMSMQDSAAEEKATSSSAKSKEEAMEVEEDYSEVIDPEFIQSVLENLPGVDSQSDAVRQAVGLVSKDSKDKDQKNDKDKSNKK, encoded by the exons ATGGTTCTCGAAAGTACTATGATATG tGTTGACAACAGCGATTACATGCGCAATGGAGATTTTGTACCTACTCGTCTACAAGCTCAACAAGATGCTGTCAACCTAGTATGTCTTTCTAAGACTCGTTCTAATCCCGAGAACAACGTTGGTCTTTTAACTCTAGCCAA tgttCGTGTATTGGCTACTTTAACAGCAGATGTTGGtcgaattttatcaaaattgcaTCAAGTACAACCCAATGGTGTCATCAATTTTCCTACTGGCATAAGAATTGCTCAT ttagCATTGAAGCATCGTCAaggaaaaaatcataaaatgcgtattattgcatttattggCAGTCCAGTGGGCTTAGatgaaaaagaaattattaagtTAGCCAAAAGGCTCAAGAAAGAAAAAGTTAATGTGGATGTTGTTTCTTTTGGCGAagag gcTGAAAATTCTGATGTATTAACTGCTTTTGTTAATACATTAAATGGTAAAGATGGTGGTGGCAGTCATCTTATTGCTGTACCACCTGGCTCACATTTTTCTGAAGCATTAGTATCATCACCAGTTATTCAAGGAGAAGATGGTGCTGGCGGAGCTGGTCTTGGCGGAACAGGATATGAATTTGGAGTTGATCCTAATGAAGATCCTGAATTAGCTtta gctTTGCGTGTTTCCATGGAAGAACAAAGAGCTAGGCAGGAACAAGAAGTTCGTCGAGGTCAATCCTCATCTGCTGGTGCTGAAACTTCTACTATTCGTCCGGAAACTATTAATGAAA CTCCAACTGAAGAAGCTATGTTGGAACGCGCTTTAGCTATGTCAATGGAAACTGTTGAAGATGAGCCAATGATTGTACAGGAAGGATCTGGTGCTTCAGCTTCTGGGCCTTCTGGAACAGCTGCATCTCAAGTGGATTTCAATAATATGACTGAAGAAGAGCAGATAGCATTTGCTATGCAAATGTCAATGCAAGATTCGGCAGCTGAAGAAAAAGCAACTTCATCGAGTGCTAAATCTAAAGAGGAAGCTATGGAAGTAGAAGAAGACTATTCAGAAGTGATTGATCCTGAATTTATTCAAAGTGTATTGGAAAATTTACCAGGTGTTGACTCTCAAAGTGATGCTGTACGCCAAGCTGTTGGTCTTGTCAGTAAGGATTCAAAAGATAAAGATCAAAAAAACGATAAGGATAAAAGCAATAAGAAATAA